Proteins found in one bacterium genomic segment:
- a CDS encoding ECF-type sigma factor, producing MKLTSSNEVTQLLHAWGNGDKEALHKLMPIVYKELHRLAAAYMRKESPGHTLQTSALVNEAYIKLVNQKNVRWENRAHFFGIAAQLMRRILVDHARSRSRMKRGADAQKLSLNEALVVTAGGAEAFLSLEDALIRLAEIDAKKCRIVEMKMGEVYRARDPRIGRDVAIKILPSHFSQEPDRVRRFEQEARAAGVLNHPNILAIYDAGTENGSPYLVSELLQGELLREKLKGNPLTVRKAIDYSLQIARGLFCCP from the coding sequence ATGAAACTAACTTCGTCAAACGAAGTTACTCAGCTGCTACACGCCTGGGGCAACGGCGACAAAGAGGCGCTGCATAAACTGATGCCGATTGTTTATAAGGAGTTGCATCGTTTGGCGGCAGCCTATATGCGCAAGGAAAGTCCTGGCCACACCCTGCAGACCTCAGCTCTGGTCAATGAAGCCTATATCAAACTCGTTAATCAGAAAAATGTACGATGGGAAAATCGTGCTCACTTCTTTGGTATTGCAGCGCAATTGATGAGGCGTATTCTTGTCGATCACGCGAGGAGTCGTTCTCGTATGAAACGGGGCGCGGATGCTCAAAAACTTTCGTTAAACGAAGCCCTAGTTGTTACGGCGGGCGGCGCGGAAGCGTTTCTCTCGCTGGAGGATGCGCTCATTCGTCTGGCCGAGATTGATGCCAAAAAATGCCGGATTGTCGAAATGAAAATGGGGGAAGTCTATCGTGCGCGAGATCCCCGGATCGGCCGTGACGTTGCGATCAAGATACTCCCTTCCCATTTTTCTCAGGAACCGGACCGCGTCCGCCGTTTTGAGCAAGAGGCACGCGCTGCCGGCGTTCTGAATCATCCCAATATCCTCGCGATTTACGATGCTGGAACTGAGAATGGTTCTCCTTATTTAGTTTCTGAATTATTGCAAGGCGAATTGCTACGGGAGAAGCTCAAGGGCAATCCGCTCACCGTTCGAAAAGCGATCGATTATTCTCTTCAAATTGCCAGAGGTCTTTTCTGCTGCCCATGA
- a CDS encoding sulfatase-like hydrolase/transferase — MKRSIHVILTGEVNFVDSFMGLLFNKLKALGIYEETLIVFLSDHGESLGEHGYIGHNQLNEVQLRVPLIMHIPGIQATQIDAPLESIDVMPTIFELLKIQSNSNGFQGKSIVPLIGNPSAFDKNRPLISEERDQVRVRVGDFVLVFSPNGRFTEQLYNLEMDRHEMQNIGARNPEVIEKLKLPYYQMVAGSKNLSAQFVLEKGKKPVLDEETNDQLKALGYVSQ, encoded by the coding sequence ATGAAGAGAAGCATCCACGTGATTCTCACCGGGGAGGTAAACTTTGTGGACAGTTTCATGGGACTTTTGTTCAACAAGTTAAAAGCGTTGGGAATCTACGAAGAAACCTTGATCGTTTTTCTTTCCGATCACGGCGAAAGCCTGGGAGAGCATGGATACATCGGTCACAACCAGCTCAACGAAGTTCAACTACGCGTGCCATTGATCATGCATATTCCAGGAATTCAGGCAACGCAAATTGATGCTCCACTGGAGTCTATCGATGTGATGCCCACAATTTTTGAACTTTTGAAGATCCAATCCAATTCCAATGGATTCCAGGGAAAAAGCATCGTGCCTCTCATTGGGAACCCAAGCGCTTTTGATAAAAATCGGCCACTGATTTCTGAAGAACGGGACCAGGTTCGAGTCAGAGTGGGAGATTTTGTCCTTGTTTTTTCTCCCAATGGAAGGTTTACCGAACAGCTCTACAACCTGGAGATGGACCGGCATGAAATGCAAAACATAGGAGCCAGGAATCCTGAAGTCATTGAGAAGTTGAAATTACCGTACTATCAAATGGTTGCCGGAAGCAAAAATCTTTCCGCTCAATTTGTACTGGAAAAGGGGAAAAAGCCTGTTCTGGATGAAGAAACAAACGATCAATTGAAAGCTCTCGGTTACGTCTCGCAATAG
- a CDS encoding protein kinase, giving the protein MSEDENSFPNTISHYRVLRKIGKGGMGEVYLAEDDRLSRKVALKILPLEFTKDPDRLRRFQNEARAASALNHPNIIVVYDVGTEGQVPFIATEYVEGKTLRTQLSSGRTSLREALEIAIQTASALASAHEAGIVHRDIKPENIMLRPDGYMKVLDFGLAKVTQTSGSTDITDAPTITETGYVMGTVKYMSPEQVRGLLVDARSDIFSLGVLVYEMVAGVTPFQGETRSDIIAAILGKDPLPLANYSSGVPGELEWIVTKMLQKDRNDRYQTARELLNDLRLFKHKLEVSSEIKRSGPGKTKKSFSTRAREISFKFVFGILAIILLLVMTFYQFKKATGDIDSIAVLPLLNAGMETEMEYLTDGVTETIIRSLSQLPNLRVMAQSTVFQYKRRNADPQTVGKDLGVDAVMTGKVIQHGDDLLISIELADARNNSYIWSNQYRGKAFDLLSIQSDIATDISDRLRLGLSGKEKKLLAKHSTDNAKAYQLYLKGRYFWSKRTNEGFEKGISYFREALDNDPGYALAWVGLADSYFGLTFYQYTAPKEAMPKAKAAIARALEIDESLAEAHISQAHLAVNFDWDWTTSENEFKRGLQLNPNYSTGHQWYAIHYLIPMGRFDEALAELKRAQELDPLSPIMTTFISATHYFARRYEEATTQCKKALELEPNFPVARWHLGLIYEQMKMYEKAISEHRKAVELSGGSPRLIAALAHAYAIGGKREEAMQVVAQLNQRDYVSPLELAAIYVALGQKERAFELLEEAYNERSFHFTYLKVRPHFDPIRNDPRLGNLIRRIGLEP; this is encoded by the coding sequence ATGAGTGAAGACGAGAACTCTTTCCCCAATACGATCAGCCATTATCGTGTATTGCGGAAAATCGGAAAAGGCGGGATGGGGGAAGTGTATCTTGCCGAGGATGACCGTCTCTCCCGGAAGGTAGCGCTCAAGATTTTGCCACTCGAGTTTACAAAAGATCCTGACCGCCTGCGCCGTTTCCAAAACGAGGCCCGCGCGGCCTCAGCCCTAAATCATCCCAACATTATCGTCGTCTATGACGTTGGGACAGAGGGGCAAGTTCCTTTTATTGCGACCGAGTATGTTGAAGGGAAAACACTCCGAACGCAACTGTCTTCCGGAAGAACGAGTCTTCGGGAGGCACTTGAGATCGCGATTCAAACTGCCAGTGCGCTCGCCTCGGCTCACGAAGCGGGAATTGTGCATCGTGATATCAAGCCGGAAAACATCATGCTGCGACCTGACGGCTACATGAAAGTCCTGGATTTCGGTCTTGCTAAAGTTACTCAAACCAGCGGCTCCACTGACATTACTGATGCACCAACAATTACGGAAACAGGCTACGTGATGGGTACAGTGAAATACATGTCGCCTGAGCAGGTAAGAGGGCTTCTTGTTGATGCTCGTTCTGATATTTTTAGTCTCGGCGTCCTGGTGTATGAGATGGTTGCCGGCGTTACACCCTTTCAAGGCGAAACGAGAAGCGACATTATCGCGGCAATACTGGGAAAAGATCCTTTGCCTCTGGCCAACTACTCGTCCGGCGTTCCTGGGGAATTGGAATGGATTGTAACTAAAATGTTGCAGAAGGATAGGAACGATCGCTATCAGACTGCAAGGGAACTGCTGAATGATCTACGGCTTTTTAAACACAAGCTGGAAGTTTCATCCGAAATCAAACGGTCAGGCCCAGGCAAAACTAAAAAATCCTTTTCAACCCGAGCACGCGAAATCTCTTTCAAATTTGTTTTCGGAATTCTCGCAATCATTTTGTTGCTCGTAATGACTTTTTATCAATTCAAAAAAGCAACTGGAGACATCGACTCTATTGCCGTCTTGCCTCTTCTTAATGCTGGAATGGAAACTGAGATGGAGTATTTGACAGACGGCGTCACGGAGACTATCATTCGCAGCCTCTCCCAGTTGCCAAACTTGAGAGTGATGGCGCAATCTACTGTTTTCCAATACAAGCGACGAAATGCGGACCCGCAAACTGTCGGAAAGGATCTTGGTGTGGATGCAGTAATGACCGGCAAGGTCATCCAACACGGGGACGATCTTCTAATAAGCATTGAGCTGGCAGATGCGCGAAACAATAGCTACATTTGGAGCAATCAATACCGCGGGAAAGCGTTCGATTTACTTTCCATTCAATCTGATATCGCGACCGATATTTCCGATAGACTCCGCCTGGGATTAAGCGGTAAGGAAAAAAAACTGCTTGCGAAACACTCTACGGACAATGCAAAAGCGTACCAGCTCTACTTAAAGGGACGTTACTTCTGGAGCAAGAGAACAAATGAAGGCTTCGAGAAAGGTATTTCGTACTTTCGCGAGGCATTAGACAATGATCCAGGCTACGCGTTGGCCTGGGTGGGATTAGCCGATTCTTATTTCGGACTCACATTCTATCAATATACCGCGCCAAAAGAAGCAATGCCTAAAGCAAAAGCTGCTATTGCGAGAGCTCTTGAAATTGATGAGTCGCTCGCTGAAGCTCACATTTCCCAGGCACATTTAGCAGTAAACTTTGATTGGGACTGGACGACCTCCGAAAATGAGTTTAAGCGCGGATTGCAACTGAATCCCAACTATTCAACCGGACATCAATGGTATGCCATACATTATCTGATTCCTATGGGTCGGTTCGATGAAGCTCTCGCAGAATTAAAACGAGCCCAGGAACTAGATCCCTTGTCTCCGATAATGACTACGTTCATAAGCGCAACACACTACTTCGCGCGGCGGTATGAAGAGGCGACAACGCAGTGCAAGAAAGCGCTCGAGTTGGAACCAAATTTCCCTGTAGCGCGCTGGCATCTTGGTTTAATTTATGAGCAAATGAAGATGTACGAAAAAGCTATCTCCGAACACAGGAAGGCAGTCGAGCTTTCGGGAGGCAGCCCCCGGCTGATTGCTGCACTCGCTCATGCATATGCGATTGGGGGCAAGCGTGAGGAGGCGATGCAAGTCGTCGCACAACTGAATCAGCGCGATTACGTATCGCCCCTGGAACTGGCAGCCATCTATGTAGCTCTCGGACAGAAGGAGCGAGCTTTTGAGTTATTAGAGGAGGCTTACAACGAGCGGTCGTTCCATTTCACTTACCTCAAGGTACGACCGCATTTCGACCCCATTCGCAATGACCCACGTCTTGGGAACTTGATCCGCCGGATCGGCCTTGAACCTTAA